From Bacillota bacterium, one genomic window encodes:
- a CDS encoding glycoside hydrolase family 3 C-terminal domain-containing protein — EDLASAIWSRRGSRPVVVLALREPYDLGRMPEGPALMAVYGTAPASLQAAAEALAGRFLPGGRLPVTIPGRWPAGYRWERPAR; from the coding sequence AGGAGGACCTGGCATCCGCGATCTGGTCTCGCCGCGGCAGCCGCCCGGTTGTGGTGCTGGCCCTGCGGGAGCCCTACGACCTCGGCCGGATGCCGGAGGGGCCGGCCCTGATGGCCGTCTACGGGACGGCTCCCGCCTCGCTTCAGGCCGCGGCGGAGGCGCTGGCCGGCCGGTTCTTGCCTGGCGGCCGGCTGCCGGTGACCATCCCCGGGCGCTGGCCGGCGGGCTACCGGTGGGAACGGCCCGCGCGGTAA